A region from the Leptospirillum ferriphilum ML-04 genome encodes:
- the gcvPB gene encoding aminomethyl-transferring glycine dehydrogenase subunit GcvPB — translation MNPVTGDEKQNNRPTMEPSIWEISRPGARGVRPVSHPVGKTDLPASLCRQDPMGLPELSELETVRHFTRLSQLSRGVDTHFYPLGSCTMKYNPKVMDRVPGLTGFQDLHPLTDEEGMQGYLEALWTFSELLKEVLGMDEVTLAPAAGAHGELTGILLARKYFEKKGERSRTEILVPDSAHGTNPASASMGGFTVRTIVSKSSGHIDLEALTEALSERTALVMLTAPSTLGLFEEELPEVVRRVKAAGALLYMDGANMNAFLGVLRPGDLGFDIVHINTHKTLATPHGGGGPGSGPVGVRSHLAPFLPNPRIVRSGKTFSVSDQPESIGRIRSFHGSSGVLLRALAYIRMLGQDGLRRVSLYALLNANYLRKKLEGLLPGTGEGLCTHEFVLSARSLEKKGVRAVDLAKGILDAGYYAPTIYFPLIVPEALMIEPTECESRTTLDRFAEDLTRLVRLAETNPEKLLRAPEKTPVSRPDEVKAARDPVLVDPAAEKRT, via the coding sequence ATGAACCCGGTGACGGGCGATGAAAAACAGAATAACCGACCGACCATGGAGCCGTCGATTTGGGAGATTTCCCGGCCGGGGGCCCGGGGAGTCCGGCCTGTCTCTCATCCGGTCGGGAAGACGGACTTGCCGGCCTCTCTCTGCCGCCAGGACCCCATGGGTCTCCCGGAGCTATCGGAACTGGAAACGGTTCGGCATTTTACCCGTCTGTCCCAGTTGTCCCGTGGCGTTGACACGCACTTCTACCCTCTCGGGTCCTGTACGATGAAATATAATCCGAAGGTGATGGACCGGGTTCCGGGTTTGACCGGCTTTCAGGACCTTCATCCGCTGACAGACGAAGAGGGGATGCAGGGATATCTCGAGGCGCTCTGGACATTCTCCGAACTGTTGAAAGAGGTCCTGGGAATGGACGAGGTCACCCTGGCTCCCGCCGCCGGGGCGCACGGAGAATTGACCGGTATTCTGCTGGCGAGAAAATATTTCGAGAAAAAAGGGGAACGATCCCGGACGGAAATTCTGGTTCCGGACTCGGCGCATGGAACCAATCCGGCCAGCGCTTCCATGGGAGGGTTCACTGTCCGGACCATCGTTTCAAAATCGTCGGGCCATATCGATCTGGAAGCTCTGACAGAGGCGTTGAGCGAGCGGACGGCACTCGTGATGCTCACCGCCCCGAGTACGCTGGGTCTTTTCGAGGAAGAACTGCCGGAAGTGGTGCGCCGCGTCAAGGCGGCCGGAGCCCTCCTCTATATGGACGGAGCGAACATGAACGCTTTCCTCGGTGTCCTGAGACCGGGGGATCTGGGATTCGACATTGTCCACATCAATACCCACAAGACGCTGGCAACCCCCCACGGGGGAGGTGGACCCGGTTCCGGTCCGGTGGGCGTTCGTTCCCATCTTGCTCCTTTTCTTCCCAATCCCCGGATTGTCCGCTCCGGAAAAACGTTTTCTGTCTCAGATCAGCCGGAATCGATCGGACGAATCCGCTCTTTTCATGGCTCGTCCGGGGTTTTGCTGAGAGCGCTCGCCTATATCCGGATGCTCGGTCAGGATGGGTTGCGCAGAGTGTCCCTCTATGCGCTTCTCAATGCGAACTACCTCCGGAAAAAGCTGGAAGGGCTTCTTCCGGGAACAGGCGAAGGACTCTGTACCCACGAGTTTGTCCTGTCCGCCCGCTCCCTGGAGAAAAAAGGCGTCCGGGCTGTTGATCTGGCAAAAGGCATTCTGGATGCGGGATATTACGCTCCCACCATCTATTTCCCCCTGATCGTCCCTGAAGCCCTCATGATTGAACCGACCGAATGCGAATCCCGTACAACGCTGGACAGGTTTGCCGAGGACCTGACCCGTCTTGTCCGTCTTGCCGAAACGAATCCGGAAAAACTTCTCCGGGCACCGGAGAAGACGCCTGTCTCCCGGCCGGATGAGGTGAAGGCTGCCCGGGACCCCGTCCTCGTGGACCCGGCGGCGGAGAAGCGCACATAG
- a CDS encoding lipoate--protein ligase family protein: protein MPDVRIAFLHDHSRRASEQMEIDRLLLQKLGSGWPGLLRVYRFSGPCVTVGRTFRQDLPREWGISPDVAVRPTGGGAVLHGDDLCFSVFLSPRPSVSPRFFYPLFHDWIRSFLSELSVEASMQSGAASASHPGRLCFEEPVCGDLLWKSRKVMGGALRVTAKGLLYQGSLHLPGYSGDTLEEGFASWYRKTGDSALRVALEREGGLCPA, encoded by the coding sequence TTGCCTGACGTTCGGATCGCATTTTTGCATGATCATTCAAGACGCGCGTCCGAGCAGATGGAGATCGATCGCCTCCTGCTCCAGAAACTGGGTTCCGGATGGCCGGGGTTGTTGAGGGTGTACCGGTTTTCCGGGCCTTGCGTGACGGTTGGAAGAACCTTCCGGCAAGATTTGCCCCGAGAATGGGGCATTTCTCCGGACGTCGCCGTCAGGCCGACCGGAGGAGGGGCCGTCCTGCACGGTGACGATCTCTGCTTCAGTGTCTTCCTGTCTCCCCGCCCGTCTGTTTCTCCCCGTTTTTTCTACCCCCTGTTTCACGACTGGATCCGTTCTTTTCTTTCAGAGCTGTCTGTCGAAGCGTCCATGCAATCGGGAGCGGCCTCCGCCTCCCATCCGGGACGACTCTGTTTCGAGGAACCGGTATGTGGAGATCTTCTGTGGAAATCCCGAAAAGTGATGGGAGGGGCTCTCCGGGTGACAGCAAAGGGACTTCTTTATCAGGGGAGCCTTCATCTCCCGGGTTATTCGGGAGACACGCTGGAAGAAGGTTTTGCAAGCTGGTACAGGAAGACCGGTGACTCCGCCCTGCGCGTTGCACTGGAAAGAGAGGGGGGCTTATGTCCCGCATGA
- a CDS encoding HDOD domain-containing protein: MTADLNDISRRLKKYSMLPVASPVVRDTLQTLASETVSFAEVAREIERDPDLALQILRTANSLTSSFTGRIHSVLQAVRLLGFKTVKGILLSAVLMDRSKGHPGISELWSHSQMVSLIAKIIARRQGFPWEEEAQTAGLLHDIGKVFFYEEFPEYYQEVFQVGDSKQSEPDWRSERATFGVDHAFIGNRLLQTYGMPGILSNPVLFLHDPPANLLFPELTHVLIVADQMATAMGFGCPEFDFVEEILMEALDRLGLGDSDLREFLAEAHSRSLMLEILSL; encoded by the coding sequence ATGACTGCCGACCTGAACGATATCTCCCGAAGACTGAAAAAATACTCCATGTTGCCGGTCGCGTCTCCTGTTGTGCGGGACACTCTCCAGACGCTTGCTTCCGAGACGGTCTCCTTTGCGGAGGTGGCGCGGGAAATCGAACGGGACCCGGATCTGGCCCTTCAGATTCTCAGGACCGCCAATTCGTTGACATCGAGTTTTACCGGCCGGATCCATTCTGTTTTACAGGCCGTCCGACTTCTGGGCTTCAAGACAGTCAAAGGAATCCTCCTTTCCGCTGTTTTGATGGACCGGTCGAAAGGCCACCCCGGGATTTCCGAACTTTGGTCCCATAGCCAGATGGTCAGTCTGATCGCCAAGATCATTGCCCGTCGTCAGGGATTCCCCTGGGAAGAGGAGGCCCAGACGGCCGGTCTGCTTCACGATATCGGCAAAGTGTTTTTTTATGAAGAGTTCCCGGAATATTATCAGGAAGTGTTCCAGGTCGGAGATTCGAAACAGTCGGAACCGGACTGGAGAAGTGAACGGGCGACATTCGGTGTGGATCATGCCTTTATCGGGAACCGTCTTCTCCAGACGTATGGCATGCCCGGCATTCTCTCCAATCCCGTTCTGTTTCTGCACGATCCTCCGGCGAATCTGCTTTTTCCCGAACTGACCCATGTCCTGATTGTGGCCGACCAGATGGCGACGGCAATGGGTTTCGGATGCCCCGAATTCGATTTTGTCGAGGAAATCCTGATGGAAGCGCTCGATCGGCTTGGGTTGGGGGATTCAGATTTGAGGGAATTTCTGGCGGAAGCCCACAGCCGTTCGCTTATGCTTGAAATCCTGTCTCTGTAA